A stretch of DNA from Paenibacillus albus:
ACTTGTAGCAAAATGTAGTTGAAAGCGAGGCTTCCATCCTATGAGCAAACTCAATGCACGCACAGCCGACCACTTCAAGTTCTCCGTCGTCAACAATACGCAGCCTGCTCAAGGCGAGCTGTCGGTTATGTTTGCCGGCGAAGGCAAGCCGATGCCTGGTCTCACGAACGGTCCCGCCGTGCATAACTATTATCTGGTTCACACAGTCGTTTCGGGCCGCGGCATGTTCGAAATCAACGGGCAGCGATTTATATGCTCCAAAGGCGATACCTTCGTTATTTTTCCGGACGAGCTGTTTACCTATATTCCTGATGAATCCGATCCGTGGCATTATATGTGGGTCGCCTTCAAAGGCCATATTTCCGAGCATTTGCTGCTCAGCCTAGGCATTACGTCTGCGAATCCGATCGTCCACGCAGAGGACATCCGTTCGCTTGTTTCGTTGTATCGCAAGATGCGCGGCACGTTTGAACAGACTCCTTTTCCCGAGCTTGCGGATCTGGAAGCCGGAGGTTTGCTTCGCGTTTTTCTGAAGGAGCTCGGACAGCATAACGCCGGCAAGCTTGCTTTCAATTCGCTTGCGATCATCCCGGATATTGAGCGGCAGATCAAGCAGGCCGTGCGCTGGCTTTCTTACCAATATGCGCAGCAAATTTCCATTGAAGATCTCGCGCGAAGTCTTGGCTACCACCGAACGCATCTGTCCAAAATGTTCAAGCAGGTGACCGGCATTTCCCCGATGCAGTTTCTGCTGAAGGTACGGATGGAACGCGCCAAGGAGCTGCTCAACGGCGAGATTCATCTGTCCATCGACCAAGTCGCTTCCTCTGTCGGCTACTCGGACGCGCTCTACTTCTCCAAGCAATTCCGCAAAACCTTCGGCCTCTCGCCTTCCGATTATCGGCAGCAGGTTCGTGCTTAACCAGCTTCTTCAAAAGCCTGGAAAGAGTGAAATGGACCACGGGGTGCCATCCTTAAAGTATGTAGCTTTTCGCATGACTTAAAGGAGGAAGCCCATGTCACAACAATCTGTTGCCTCATCTAGGGAAGTGGAGCATTCGCAAGCAGCCTTCAAGCACCGAGGCATGCTTGTCACCGGACTCATCATTGCGATGCTGTTCGCCGCGCTTGATAACACCATTGTAGGTACCGCCATGCCGAAGATTATCGGCGAGCTCGGCGGCCTCAGCTTGTTAACGTGGGTGACGACCGCCTATATGCTTACGTCGACAACCGTTGTACCGATTGCCGGCAAGCTTGCCGATATGTTCGGACGCAAGCTGATTTATGTTACGGGCATTATTATCTTTATTATTGGATCCGCGCTCTGCGGTATTTCGCAATCGATGGAACAGCTCATTATTTATCGCGGTATTCAAGGGATCGGCGGCGGCGTGATGATGCCGATGGCGATGATTATTATCGGGGACTTATTCACTGGTAAGCAGCGCGCGAAGTGGCAAGGTGTCTTTGGCGGCATCTTCGGCCTTTCTTCCGTTATCGGTCCGCAGATCGGCGGTTTCATCGT
This window harbors:
- a CDS encoding AraC family transcriptional regulator, which translates into the protein MSKLNARTADHFKFSVVNNTQPAQGELSVMFAGEGKPMPGLTNGPAVHNYYLVHTVVSGRGMFEINGQRFICSKGDTFVIFPDELFTYIPDESDPWHYMWVAFKGHISEHLLLSLGITSANPIVHAEDIRSLVSLYRKMRGTFEQTPFPELADLEAGGLLRVFLKELGQHNAGKLAFNSLAIIPDIERQIKQAVRWLSYQYAQQISIEDLARSLGYHRTHLSKMFKQVTGISPMQFLLKVRMERAKELLNGEIHLSIDQVASSVGYSDALYFSKQFRKTFGLSPSDYRQQVRA